A portion of the Candidatus Zixiibacteriota bacterium genome contains these proteins:
- a CDS encoding FG-GAP repeat protein yields MVRSSVLVLLSMLWASTVADGFEVAGEISGENDGDQYGAAICAVDFNGDGHLDMAVGAPANDDAGTSSGKVYLYFGGPSADTVADLTFVGDPSSFFGKSLSSAGDFNNDGYDDLLVGAPFYDVPATSAGAVYLFYGGPSADVVADHIFTGQNGSDYFGIAVTGAGDFNNDSYDDFAVGAYYNDWGGFTKAGKVYVYLGGPSPDFAADLILVGTADGERFGFAISSQDYDGDSYSDLSVGAYSYDAAYLNQGRVYVFSGGSSVDTIPDLIITGDSAGYKFGWSLASGKVSGDSYWDLIMGSDGVSIDTFSVGEIYVFNGGPSFDGVADYSYNLGRLKHDYLGFDVASSADVNGDGFDEIIAGMPGNDDGGTDAGGALLFDGGPSVVVDTNFLGSSSGQEMGKAVGFWEDFGAGGAVAIAVGASSSDNYRGSLLLYHKAGGSENAPPVLDPIGPKFGVVGTPVIFTVTASDPDGTVPALSAPDLPTGADFEDYGDGSGLFSWTLVLSDTGTHSVTFIASDESLSDSEVVDITIADSSSCCLLRGDLDHSGVLNIGDLTYMVAYLFTGGVPPPCYIEGDIDNNSSINIGDLTYLVAFLFTGGPLPLPCP; encoded by the coding sequence ATGGTTAGATCATCAGTGTTGGTGTTGCTGTCGATGCTCTGGGCGAGTACCGTAGCAGATGGGTTCGAGGTTGCGGGTGAGATTTCCGGAGAGAACGATGGTGACCAATATGGGGCTGCCATTTGCGCTGTTGATTTCAACGGGGACGGCCACTTGGACATGGCGGTGGGAGCACCCGCAAATGACGATGCCGGTACCTCCTCGGGCAAGGTTTACCTATACTTCGGGGGACCGTCAGCCGATACCGTTGCGGATCTCACTTTTGTCGGTGACCCCAGTTCATTCTTCGGCAAGTCGCTGTCATCAGCGGGAGATTTCAACAACGACGGTTACGACGATCTGCTCGTGGGAGCTCCATTCTATGATGTCCCGGCCACAAGTGCCGGCGCCGTTTATCTCTTCTATGGCGGTCCTTCGGCTGACGTCGTTGCTGATCATATTTTCACTGGCCAAAACGGCAGCGATTACTTCGGTATTGCGGTTACCGGAGCAGGTGATTTTAACAATGACTCATACGATGATTTTGCCGTTGGAGCCTACTATAACGATTGGGGCGGTTTCACCAAAGCAGGTAAAGTCTATGTCTATTTGGGCGGTCCCTCGCCCGACTTTGCTGCCGACCTGATTCTAGTTGGTACTGCCGATGGTGAGCGGTTTGGCTTTGCGATATCGTCACAAGACTACGACGGTGATTCTTATTCGGACTTGTCTGTTGGTGCCTATAGTTATGATGCTGCTTACCTCAATCAGGGCCGGGTGTATGTCTTCAGTGGTGGTAGTTCAGTAGATACTATCCCGGATTTGATAATAACCGGCGACTCGGCGGGATATAAATTTGGTTGGTCGCTGGCTTCCGGTAAGGTCAGCGGTGACAGCTATTGGGACCTAATAATGGGTAGTGACGGTGTTTCCATAGACACGTTCTCGGTTGGGGAGATATATGTGTTTAATGGCGGACCCAGCTTTGACGGTGTCGCCGACTACAGCTACAATCTCGGGCGGTTGAAACATGACTATCTGGGATTCGATGTTGCTTCCTCAGCCGACGTGAACGGTGACGGATTCGACGAAATCATAGCTGGAATGCCAGGTAATGACGATGGAGGAACCGATGCCGGTGGAGCACTGCTATTCGACGGAGGACCCTCAGTAGTTGTGGACACGAACTTTCTCGGTAGTAGTTCCGGCCAGGAAATGGGAAAAGCAGTGGGTTTCTGGGAAGACTTTGGGGCTGGTGGTGCTGTTGCGATCGCTGTAGGAGCCTCCTCTTCTGACAATTATCGTGGCAGTTTGCTACTTTATCACAAGGCGGGTGGTTCTGAGAATGCTCCCCCGGTTCTTGATCCCATTGGTCCCAAATTCGGTGTTGTGGGTACGCCTGTGATCTTCACCGTGACAGCGTCTGACCCGGATGGAACCGTACCTGCCTTATCGGCGCCCGACCTTCCAACCGGTGCTGACTTCGAAGATTATGGTGACGGCAGTGGTCTGTTCTCCTGGACTCTGGTACTTAGCGATACCGGAACGCATAGCGTGACATTCATCGCAAGCGACGAGAGCTTGTCTGACTCAGAGGTTGTGGATATAACCATCGCAGATTCATCAAGCTGTTGTCTTCTGCGTGGTGATCTTGATCATTCTGGCGTATTGAATATCGGAGACCTGACATACATGGTGGCGTACTTGTTTACTGGCGGTGTGCCTCCGCCATGCTATATTGAAGGTGATATAGACAACAACAGTAGCATAAATATAGGAGACCTGACATACTTGGTGGCCTTTTTGTTTACTGGAGGTCCACTGCCACTACCGTGTCCGTGA
- a CDS encoding T9SS type A sorting domain-containing protein yields MKRKVLYLLFSTALLFGLQPVLAQECVELDIEFPNEASSDYGGMVNGFVELINCGDEAGVAWLEIEVEVMNQYITLGLVPLNLGAGEGVSRELFIPTPPSIFGDSIMLCVTAYADAHDSSAALASECASIYIPNFGGGELTGTSPTFGMALSGAEGECVNVDLELPDTVQAAPGSFLEGAFELGNCGDEASFITLEATFEFFDTSITIGGVPVDLGAGETIAREFRFPVPPAMPEGEYTVCITATSGSAVATTCQTVFVEGFFPSNDGDDKGSNNESSVNLGNYPNPFNPTTTISFYLENAGSYTVKVYDVTGREVWSHSGSAGVGEVNVELDATGYSTGVYFYRLTTDDISSAKKMLLLK; encoded by the coding sequence ATGAAAAGGAAAGTATTGTATCTGCTTTTCAGCACGGCGCTACTTTTCGGTCTGCAGCCGGTTCTGGCCCAGGAGTGCGTCGAGTTAGACATTGAGTTCCCCAACGAGGCATCGTCTGATTACGGCGGAATGGTGAACGGGTTTGTGGAATTGATAAACTGTGGCGATGAAGCCGGCGTAGCCTGGCTGGAAATCGAGGTTGAGGTGATGAATCAGTACATCACTTTGGGCCTTGTACCCCTCAATCTTGGCGCCGGCGAAGGTGTGTCACGTGAGTTGTTTATACCTACTCCGCCGTCGATTTTCGGGGACTCGATAATGCTCTGTGTTACTGCTTATGCCGATGCCCACGATTCATCGGCTGCTCTGGCATCTGAGTGCGCGTCCATATATATTCCCAACTTTGGCGGAGGCGAGCTGACCGGTACCTCCCCAACGTTCGGTATGGCTCTATCTGGCGCTGAGGGTGAGTGTGTCAATGTTGACCTTGAGTTGCCAGACACTGTTCAGGCCGCGCCAGGCTCGTTTCTCGAGGGTGCTTTCGAACTGGGGAACTGTGGCGACGAGGCATCATTTATCACGCTTGAAGCCACGTTTGAGTTCTTTGATACCTCCATCACAATCGGTGGTGTCCCGGTGGACTTGGGCGCCGGTGAGACTATAGCTCGGGAGTTTCGCTTTCCCGTGCCGCCGGCCATGCCTGAGGGGGAGTATACGGTCTGCATAACGGCGACATCCGGTAGTGCGGTCGCAACTACCTGTCAAACAGTCTTTGTGGAAGGTTTCTTTCCTTCCAACGATGGAGATGACAAGGGCAGTAATAATGAGAGCAGCGTCAACCTGGGAAACTATCCGAACCCATTTAACCCAACCACCACGATCAGCTTCTACTTGGAGAACGCGGGATCTTACACAGTGAAGGTCTACGACGTGACCGGTCGGGAAGTATGGTCTCACTCTGGCTCTGCCGGTGTCGGTGAAGTAAACGTTGAGCTGGATGCCACGGGGTATTCCACCGGAGTATATTTCTACAGATTAACGACCGATGACATAAGTAGCGCTAAGAAGATGCTGCTGCTTAAATAA
- a CDS encoding sigma-70 family RNA polymerase sigma factor: MSDSSLRHIVTRCQQGDDDAWDKLMNIVTPIIFSICRQSGLNSQECFDVFGQVSYKLVTHIHRISSPNKTVAYVATTTRRMVANFFRASKFVNYLDSDGMSLFPDSPSERPDQVLEMNRRIEALKTALLTLSDKEKELITALFLENSRPDYKAIAKRFGIPVSSIGPTRGRNLTKLRRILEKKTKRS; the protein is encoded by the coding sequence ATGAGCGATAGCTCGCTTAGACACATTGTCACTCGTTGTCAACAAGGAGACGACGATGCCTGGGACAAACTTATGAATATCGTGACGCCGATCATATTCTCGATTTGCCGTCAGAGTGGTCTAAATAGCCAAGAGTGCTTTGACGTGTTTGGCCAGGTCAGCTATAAACTCGTCACACACATACACCGGATTTCCTCACCGAACAAAACAGTAGCGTATGTAGCCACCACTACTCGTCGAATGGTTGCCAACTTCTTCCGGGCATCAAAGTTCGTCAACTATCTGGATTCTGATGGTATGAGTTTGTTCCCGGACTCACCTTCGGAGAGGCCGGATCAAGTACTTGAAATGAACAGGCGGATTGAAGCCCTTAAGACAGCTCTATTGACTCTCTCCGATAAAGAGAAAGAGTTGATAACAGCTCTCTTCCTTGAGAACAGCCGGCCCGATTACAAGGCAATAGCCAAAAGGTTTGGAATCCCGGTGTCTTCTATAGGACCAACCAGGGGTAGAAACCTTACCAAGCTGAGAAGAATTCTGGAAAAGAAGACAAAACGATCTTGA
- a CDS encoding PKD domain-containing protein: MKRHQLFSQVSLFTLVTLVLIVSIGLWIGCSEESAITNAPKSAAQSILLNNMNPGVQAVMAVQDRSTEALMSHPDVVGTGTGRNEDGELAVVVYTVSRVPQRGTFTSAALGKVDALDAIPETIDGLPVVAKVTGKFVIYADPKARFDRPVPIGVSTGHPDITAGTIGCRVKDAGGNVYALSNNHIYANVNAASIGDNVLQPGPTDGGTDPADAIGTLYDYEPILLDGSDNYIDAAIALTTTGNVGTATPTGDGYGTPSTQIVSASIGQNVQKYGRTTGWTHGEVSEVNVTVEVCYIPRGPMMCAESAIMVDQIAITPGAFSDGGDSGSLIVTDDGKNNPVGLLFAGSPDYTLANPIHYVLDRFNVTIDDGGGVTNYPPTADFSYTTTDLTADFTDLSTDSDGSVVGWDWDFGDGNTSTTQNPSHTYGSDGTYSVSLTVTDDDGATGSTSKDVTVSSGVTNDPPIADFSFTTTDLTADFTDLSTDSDGSVVGWDWNFGDGSTSTAQNPSHTYGTDGTYSVSLTVTDDDGATGSTSKDVSVSSGGTFTLTATGYKVKGRKQTDLEWSGATGTDVEIYRDRALLVVTENDGFYTDVTTSVGGGSFTYQVCEIGGSPCSNEVTVTY, translated from the coding sequence ATGAAAAGGCATCAACTATTTTCACAGGTAAGCCTTTTTACCTTAGTAACACTTGTACTCATTGTTTCCATCGGTTTATGGATTGGATGCAGTGAAGAAAGTGCCATCACGAATGCACCCAAATCGGCAGCACAGTCGATCTTACTAAACAACATGAACCCCGGGGTTCAGGCTGTTATGGCGGTTCAGGATCGATCTACTGAGGCTTTGATGAGCCACCCGGACGTCGTGGGTACCGGAACCGGGCGTAATGAAGATGGTGAACTTGCGGTTGTCGTCTATACGGTAAGCCGGGTCCCTCAGCGGGGAACATTCACGTCGGCTGCATTAGGAAAAGTGGATGCGCTCGACGCAATTCCGGAAACGATTGACGGTTTGCCAGTTGTCGCCAAGGTGACCGGCAAATTCGTCATCTATGCCGATCCTAAGGCGCGGTTTGATCGTCCGGTTCCTATCGGTGTATCGACCGGCCATCCCGATATCACTGCCGGCACAATCGGCTGCAGGGTCAAGGACGCCGGGGGTAATGTCTATGCGCTAAGCAATAACCATATCTACGCGAACGTCAATGCCGCCTCAATCGGTGACAATGTGCTTCAGCCTGGGCCTACTGACGGCGGAACTGATCCCGCGGATGCCATCGGCACCCTCTACGATTACGAGCCGATCTTGTTGGACGGCAGCGACAATTATATTGATGCTGCCATCGCGTTGACAACGACCGGCAACGTTGGCACCGCAACACCGACGGGAGACGGCTACGGAACTCCCAGCACACAGATAGTGTCTGCCTCTATCGGTCAGAACGTGCAGAAATACGGCCGAACAACCGGTTGGACACATGGTGAGGTCTCGGAAGTGAACGTGACCGTTGAAGTATGCTATATACCGAGAGGTCCGATGATGTGCGCGGAGTCGGCAATAATGGTAGACCAGATCGCCATCACACCCGGCGCTTTCAGTGACGGCGGTGACTCTGGCTCGCTGATTGTAACTGACGACGGGAAGAACAATCCGGTCGGGCTGCTGTTTGCCGGTAGTCCCGATTATACTCTTGCCAATCCTATCCACTATGTTCTCGACAGGTTCAATGTAACGATTGACGATGGCGGTGGAGTTACAAACTATCCGCCGACTGCTGATTTCAGTTACACTACTACCGATCTCACCGCTGACTTTACCGATCTGAGTACCGACTCGGACGGCAGTGTGGTCGGCTGGGACTGGGACTTCGGTGATGGAAATACCTCGACTACCCAGAATCCTTCCCATACCTATGGCTCCGACGGCACCTACTCCGTTTCGCTGACGGTTACCGACGACGACGGAGCTACCGGCTCGACTTCGAAGGATGTCACGGTTTCGAGCGGCGTAACCAACGACCCGCCGATCGCTGACTTCAGCTTCACGACAACTGATCTGACGGCTGATTTCACCGATCTGAGCACCGACTCGGATGGCAGTGTGGTCGGCTGGGACTGGAACTTCGGTGACGGCTCTACCTCGACAGCGCAGAATCCTTCCCATACATACGGCACCGACGGCACCTACTCCGTTTCGCTGACGGTTACCGACGACGACGGAGCTACCGGCTCGACTTCAAAGGATGTCTCGGTTTCGAGTGGCGGCACCTTCACCCTGACCGCTACCGGTTACAAAGTTAAGGGCCGTAAGCAGACGGATCTGGAGTGGAGCGGCGCTACGGGCACCGACGTCGAGATTTACCGTGATAGGGCTCTGCTCGTAGTCACGGAAAACGACGGATTCTACACCGATGTAACCACTAGCGTCGGGGGCGGATCCTTCACATACCAGGTTTGCGAGATCGGCGGTTCACCTTGTTCCAATGAGGTAACGGTAACGTACTAA
- a CDS encoding S8 family serine peptidase → MLKYRRKLQLIMALSVGLFWSTVQAQDPYIPGQLIMKLIPSQVPDSVVAEIDGIAIDSIAGRDMFLVEFPATLPVEAAIEFLSNLPDVVFSQPNYQISLPEIQQTSIAFPDEDIPPFVAGASPGSLYGQPAAYSIGLDSAHIITRGEGSVVAVIDNGIELTHPYFEGSINSSGYDFVDQDDIPAEEQGAAYGHGTFVAGLIRLTAPQTSLLPIRAFDGDGIGTSFTVASAISLATVLDVDVINMSFVFREDNPSLQAACAEAIDFGIALVAAAGNQASSSLSYPAALPGVIAVSALDTIDLIADFSNYGTHIDVCAPGVNLYSSLAGEYEWGTWSGTSFAAPLVSATCALVRSINPDISPLDMEAHVRMSSDTEFAWGSISQPDIYYSYGRIAAFSSVVAFSYGDLDMSGEINITDLTALVGYCFLGKPLSNLGRRLTDFDCSTQFNIGDVVGLVEYIFGGGTDFMPCYAD, encoded by the coding sequence ATGTTAAAATATAGGCGTAAGTTACAGTTGATCATGGCGCTTAGCGTTGGATTATTCTGGAGTACCGTGCAGGCGCAGGATCCGTACATTCCCGGTCAACTCATAATGAAGCTCATTCCCTCACAGGTCCCGGACTCCGTTGTCGCAGAAATCGATGGCATAGCCATAGACAGCATTGCAGGGAGGGACATGTTCCTTGTTGAATTCCCAGCGACGTTACCGGTTGAAGCCGCCATTGAGTTTCTGTCCAATCTCCCCGATGTGGTTTTTTCCCAGCCGAACTATCAGATTAGCCTCCCCGAGATCCAGCAGACGAGTATAGCGTTTCCAGATGAAGATATCCCCCCCTTCGTTGCAGGTGCGAGTCCCGGTTCACTATACGGTCAGCCTGCCGCCTACAGCATCGGACTCGACTCTGCCCATATCATTACACGCGGTGAGGGTTCGGTTGTGGCTGTTATCGACAATGGTATTGAGTTAACCCATCCATACTTCGAAGGTTCTATAAACAGTTCAGGGTACGATTTCGTTGACCAGGACGACATTCCTGCCGAGGAACAGGGTGCCGCCTATGGACATGGTACCTTTGTGGCCGGTCTGATCCGATTGACGGCCCCCCAAACTAGCCTGCTTCCCATCAGAGCCTTTGATGGCGACGGTATCGGTACTTCTTTCACCGTTGCGAGCGCCATCAGTTTGGCCACGGTGCTTGATGTGGACGTAATCAATATGAGCTTCGTGTTTCGAGAGGACAACCCCAGCCTTCAGGCTGCTTGTGCCGAAGCCATTGATTTCGGAATCGCATTGGTGGCGGCGGCTGGTAATCAGGCGTCATCATCGTTGTCGTATCCGGCGGCTCTGCCGGGGGTAATCGCGGTATCGGCGCTGGATACGATTGATCTAATAGCCGATTTCTCGAATTATGGCACCCATATTGACGTTTGTGCACCTGGCGTCAATCTCTACAGTTCTCTTGCCGGTGAATACGAATGGGGGACTTGGAGTGGAACGTCGTTTGCCGCGCCTCTGGTCAGTGCGACCTGTGCTCTGGTCCGATCCATCAACCCCGACATAAGTCCTCTGGATATGGAAGCGCATGTTCGGATGTCGAGCGATACTGAGTTCGCATGGGGGTCGATTTCGCAGCCCGATATCTATTATAGCTACGGACGTATAGCCGCTTTCAGTTCAGTCGTTGCCTTCAGCTACGGTGATCTCGATATGTCGGGGGAGATCAACATAACTGATTTGACTGCCCTGGTAGGCTATTGTTTTCTAGGAAAGCCGCTTAGCAATCTAGGCCGACGATTGACTGATTTTGACTGCAGCACACAGTTTAATATCGGCGATGTGGTTGGTCTTGTTGAATACATATTCGGGGGGGGCACTGACTTTATGCCCTGCTACGCAGATTAG
- a CDS encoding CHAT domain-containing protein produces the protein MKLSDVRKLKNRDAVNRLIDSRFDGDMDSFLDCLNSSINRLLATDLRKAKRLVDGLRPCVRLLPAKYKPNLIAMQARVSQWMGNHRQALKQYKQVSALFRKQRDSRAVALVGQGLMDAQMYLGYYDEAIKTGKKSLSYFRKKRMSPNVGKVLANIGNVYHRMDRNHLALAYYDKARTILAANGGVAVATVDFNRANIFANLNKLDVAAQLYKLAGDTYAKEGFHLFECKAKYSLAYLYFLKDEYAESLRTFEEVHTTFVKLGDRRTATLTQLDLAEVNLHLNQLGTAIHLGEEATNQFSKLGMQYESAKATYFIGIAHLKLGEPRLASRYLRRSARLFQQEKNDLWLGITSMALAQLSLTNGRIKAADEATLRAKRLFKKSGDRRRTSDADIHLVRIMLHNGDSAKGIRAAESLLTSKLAGYQVYDLQIILGQYYDRSKQNSRALDHFKRAVEILEKMVAGLHSDEIRFFFILDKLDAYKGVVDSLLHLGRYDSSFLSNLRALSIINERRHQTRLSLKRVPRRLLDERSELRASIKKLTKVSTGDQRSGTQSDTYYDSEQRLWSIERRIRTYSHRPVRDRVLDTELNSVAELLKPGESIVNFHATSSGSIAAFCGDKDNVTWIPLEISLQQLRAIVWELHFVVERAVIGIGSGESSDEAQRHYLRKLYRVLIKPLEQELSGNRLIVVADGVFAQVPFMALMNDGGTYFKDLFNLDTVVCPHDLRHRKRSTVRFKRQPNAIFGVPSETIPAVTAEVERIKSLFKTSNVFIGEEADCETLRKNLAQTRGFVHIATHASRSSENPLFSQIFMSDGPLYPFDLYAEGVGASLVTLSGCQTAAPGLYYGNSYTLAKAFHQAGSRYVLASLWPLADRHSAAFMMFFYEALASSGQVPDAYRSAIKQMSRMTIDPAFWSGFVLLGI, from the coding sequence ATGAAACTCTCCGATGTGAGAAAACTGAAAAATAGAGATGCCGTCAATCGGCTGATCGATAGTCGCTTCGACGGCGACATGGATAGTTTTCTGGATTGTCTAAACAGTTCCATAAATCGACTGCTCGCGACCGATCTCCGAAAAGCAAAGAGATTGGTGGACGGTTTGAGACCTTGTGTCCGCTTGTTACCGGCGAAATACAAACCCAACTTGATTGCAATGCAGGCGCGCGTCAGCCAGTGGATGGGCAATCATCGGCAGGCTTTGAAGCAATACAAGCAGGTGAGTGCGTTGTTCCGAAAACAGCGTGATTCCCGCGCTGTGGCTCTTGTTGGCCAAGGTCTTATGGATGCACAGATGTATCTGGGCTACTATGATGAAGCGATCAAAACCGGCAAGAAGTCACTTAGCTACTTTAGAAAGAAGCGGATGTCGCCGAACGTGGGCAAAGTTCTCGCGAACATTGGCAACGTGTATCACAGGATGGACCGCAATCACCTGGCCCTTGCATACTACGATAAAGCCCGTACGATTCTGGCGGCCAATGGCGGCGTAGCCGTTGCGACAGTTGACTTTAACCGGGCCAACATCTTCGCTAACCTAAACAAACTGGATGTCGCTGCTCAACTGTACAAGTTAGCGGGCGACACATACGCAAAAGAGGGATTCCATCTTTTTGAATGTAAGGCGAAGTATTCATTAGCCTATCTCTATTTTCTTAAAGACGAATATGCAGAATCACTGAGGACTTTTGAGGAAGTCCATACGACATTCGTCAAACTCGGAGACCGAAGAACTGCGACCCTTACGCAATTGGATCTGGCTGAGGTGAATCTACATTTGAATCAACTTGGGACCGCTATTCACCTCGGAGAAGAAGCCACAAACCAGTTCAGTAAGCTCGGGATGCAATATGAATCAGCCAAAGCAACGTATTTCATTGGAATTGCCCATCTCAAACTCGGTGAACCCAGATTGGCATCCCGCTATCTTAGGCGGTCTGCCAGGCTGTTCCAGCAGGAGAAGAATGACCTCTGGCTCGGGATTACATCGATGGCTCTGGCTCAGCTTTCGTTGACGAATGGGCGAATCAAAGCTGCCGATGAGGCGACGCTACGAGCCAAGCGACTTTTTAAGAAAAGCGGCGACAGGCGAAGAACCTCCGATGCTGACATACATCTGGTGCGAATCATGCTTCATAACGGTGACAGCGCAAAAGGGATTCGCGCTGCAGAATCCCTGCTCACCAGTAAGCTGGCAGGTTATCAGGTTTACGACCTGCAAATCATCCTGGGGCAGTATTATGACCGGAGCAAACAGAATTCGAGAGCCTTGGATCACTTCAAACGGGCGGTGGAAATCCTGGAAAAGATGGTGGCTGGTCTCCACTCCGATGAGATACGGTTCTTCTTTATCTTGGACAAACTGGATGCTTACAAGGGAGTTGTTGATTCACTGTTACATCTCGGGCGCTACGATTCATCGTTCTTGAGCAATCTCCGGGCATTGTCAATTATCAACGAAAGGCGACATCAGACGAGGCTGAGTTTGAAGCGTGTTCCTCGGCGTCTCCTTGATGAGCGATCGGAGCTCCGCGCTTCGATCAAGAAGTTGACTAAAGTTTCCACAGGGGATCAGCGGAGCGGTACTCAGTCTGACACTTACTACGATTCTGAACAGCGACTCTGGTCGATCGAAAGACGGATAAGGACATACTCCCACCGGCCGGTTCGTGACCGGGTGCTTGATACAGAACTGAACTCTGTTGCGGAGTTGTTGAAACCCGGGGAGTCAATCGTTAACTTCCACGCCACAAGTAGCGGGAGTATTGCTGCTTTCTGCGGTGATAAAGATAACGTCACTTGGATTCCATTGGAGATATCTTTACAGCAGTTGCGAGCAATCGTGTGGGAGCTTCATTTTGTGGTTGAAAGAGCGGTTATTGGCATCGGAAGCGGTGAATCGTCCGACGAAGCACAGAGACATTATCTCAGAAAACTATACCGCGTCCTGATCAAACCCCTGGAACAAGAATTGTCTGGTAATAGGCTAATAGTCGTTGCCGACGGTGTTTTTGCTCAAGTGCCATTTATGGCTTTGATGAATGATGGCGGCACCTACTTCAAAGACTTATTCAATCTGGATACTGTAGTCTGTCCGCATGACCTTCGACATAGAAAACGATCAACAGTGCGGTTCAAAAGGCAACCCAATGCCATCTTTGGTGTTCCATCAGAGACTATACCCGCCGTTACTGCAGAGGTTGAGAGAATAAAGTCCCTCTTCAAAACCTCTAACGTGTTCATAGGAGAAGAAGCAGATTGTGAGACCTTAAGAAAAAACCTGGCACAGACCAGAGGTTTTGTACACATAGCAACACACGCCTCACGGTCGTCTGAGAACCCGCTATTCTCTCAAATCTTTATGAGCGACGGTCCTCTGTATCCGTTTGACCTCTATGCCGAAGGGGTGGGAGCATCACTGGTTACTCTTTCAGGTTGCCAAACGGCTGCTCCGGGATTATATTACGGTAATTCGTATACCTTGGCAAAGGCCTTTCACCAGGCCGGTAGCCGGTATGTGTTGGCCTCTTTGTGGCCCTTGGCAGACAGGCACAGCGCAGCATTTATGATGTTTTTCTATGAAGCTTTGGCATCCTCCGGGCAGGTGCCGGATGCATATAGATCAGCCATAAAACAGATGTCCCGTATGACGATAGACCCGGCATTCTGGAGTGGTTTTGTACTTTTGGGCATTTAG
- a CDS encoding PDZ domain-containing protein, with translation MKKIIVTLSIMGLVLILAVGHALSGSRSSSDRGWLGISMQSVDYDLVEAFELDVKYGAIINDVFDKSPAEKAGLQEDDVIIAFNGEKVTDGEDLTDLLDDTKTGDKVELTIIRDDKTLTLKAELGEQPPRRKLSKRNVFRHNDGVFYSHGTHGYIGVKLIDLTKQLGEHYGVKDGRGALIMDVEGDSPAEEAGLKAGDVIIEVDGDEVFDGDDVSDIIGDMEKGNLAAVKVMRDGKESEFKLTVVETDDQRFDRIFGPDISVVMPHHSGRYLHRSDFDWDEFEFDFDFDDFAHDFEQLEHLQHLDGLGELEDLDDLLEELGRMKIDLKHDVRGATKDVHRFRMDEDELRDDMRELREELKKMNEELRRDLRDIRDRLD, from the coding sequence ATGAAGAAGATAATTGTCACGTTGTCGATTATGGGGTTGGTGCTGATTCTCGCGGTCGGACATGCACTATCGGGGTCTCGTTCCAGTTCGGATCGAGGTTGGCTTGGTATCTCTATGCAGTCGGTTGACTATGATCTGGTGGAAGCTTTTGAACTGGATGTCAAGTACGGTGCGATTATCAACGATGTTTTTGATAAATCGCCAGCCGAGAAAGCCGGGCTCCAGGAAGATGATGTGATCATTGCCTTCAACGGCGAGAAGGTCACTGATGGTGAGGATCTGACCGATCTACTTGACGATACCAAAACCGGTGACAAAGTTGAGTTGACGATTATTCGCGACGACAAAACTCTGACTCTCAAGGCTGAACTTGGGGAGCAGCCACCCCGTCGGAAACTATCCAAACGTAATGTCTTTCGTCACAATGATGGCGTGTTCTATAGTCATGGTACTCATGGATACATCGGGGTGAAACTGATTGATCTGACCAAGCAACTTGGTGAGCATTATGGGGTTAAGGATGGCCGTGGAGCGTTGATCATGGATGTTGAAGGAGATTCCCCGGCCGAGGAAGCTGGTCTTAAGGCGGGAGATGTGATCATCGAAGTTGATGGTGACGAGGTCTTCGACGGTGATGACGTTTCGGATATCATTGGTGATATGGAAAAAGGAAACCTGGCCGCAGTCAAGGTAATGCGAGATGGTAAGGAATCTGAGTTCAAACTTACGGTTGTTGAAACCGATGACCAACGGTTTGATCGAATTTTTGGTCCTGATATCAGTGTCGTGATGCCTCATCATTCGGGGCGTTATCTCCACCGTAGTGATTTCGACTGGGACGAATTTGAATTTGATTTTGATTTCGATGATTTTGCCCACGATTTTGAACAACTTGAACACCTTCAGCATCTTGATGGTTTAGGAGAATTGGAAGATCTGGATGATCTCCTTGAGGAACTCGGGCGAATGAAGATCGATTTGAAACATGATGTACGTGGAGCTACGAAGGATGTGCACCGATTCCGAATGGATGAAGATGAGCTTAGGGATGATATGAGAGAGCTCAGGGAAGAGCTCAAAAAAATGAATGAAGAGTTGCGTCGGGATCTTCGCGACATTCGTGACCGTCTCGACTGA